From Cinclus cinclus chromosome 2, bCinCin1.1, whole genome shotgun sequence, one genomic window encodes:
- the NSUN3 gene encoding tRNA (cytosine(34)-C(5))-methyltransferase, mitochondrial, producing the protein MRGPALPLARRAGAALGPGRAGQDLGQLGKETKGKLQKRICQVVLEHFEKQYTAELGDAWSSVRDVLTSPWCWQHALLLNRFSQSPGLESSLAEQGYQPAFPAALPYLPAAFRCYTRTAPGRFPAQKHQPGRLKDYYLLNAASLLPVLALEVEDGEDVLDLCAAPGGKSVAILQCACPGHFHCNEYDDLRSRWLEQTIESFIPDPLINLIRVSKLDGRQIGDLQPELYDKVLVDAPCSNDRSWLFSADPQQAVLRLMQRKNLSSLQFQLLRSAVKALRPGGTLVYSTCTLSKAENSDVISLILNSCRNVMPVDISGMARGVSQEFTFLSGMQQHELLVLPERGRAWGPMYVAKLKKVSST; encoded by the exons ATGCGGggcccggcgctgccgctcGCCCGCCGCGCTGGGGCCGCCttggggccgggccgggccgggcaggacCTGGGGCAG CTGGGAAAGGAAACGAAAGGGAAGCTCCAGAAGCGGATCTGTCAGGTGGTTCTGGAGCACTTTGAGAAGCAGTACACGGCAGAACTGGGGGATGCATGGAGCAGTGTCAG GGATGTGCTGACCTCTCCGTGGTGCTGGCAGCACGCCCTGCTGCTGAACAGGTTCAGCCAGAGCCCTggcctggagagcagcctggctgagcagggataccagcctgccttcccagcagctctgccctacCTCCCAGCAGCCTTCAGGTGCTACACCAGGACAGCCCCTGGCAGATTCCCTGCCCAGAAACACCAGCCTGGCAGGCTGAAGGACTATTACCTGCTCAATGCTGCCTCGCTGCTGCCCGTGCTGGCCCTGGAGGTGGAGGATGGAGAAGATGTTCTGGATCTCTGTGCTGCACCAGGGGGCAAATCTGTAGCTATCCTGCAGTGTGCCTGTCCAG GTCATTTTCACTGTAATGAATATGATGATTTGAGGTCAAGGTGGTTGGAGCAGACAATAGAATCCTTCATCCCAGATCCTTTGATTAACTTGATAAGGGTCTCCAAACTGGATGGTAGACAGATTGGAGATCTTCAGCCTGAATTGTATGACAAG GTACTGGTTGATGCTCCCTGTTCAAATGACAGAAGTTGGCTCTTCTCTGCTGACCCTCAGCAAGCTGTGCTCAGGCTCATGCAAAGGAAAAACTTGTCTTCCCTGCAATTCCAGCTTCTAAG gtCTGCTGTTAAAGCCCTGCGTCCTGGTGGGACCTTGGTCTATTCCACGTGCACCCTCTCCAAGGCAGAAAACAGTGATGTGATCAGTCTCATCCTGAACTCGTGCAGGAATGTGATGCCTGTGGATATAAGTGGGATGGCCAGAGGTGTTTCCCAGGAGTTCACTTTTCTCAGTGGAATGCAGCAGCACGAGCTGCTGGTTCTCCCAGAGAGAGGCAGAGCCTGGGGTCCCATGTACGTGGCTAAACTGAAGAAAGTGTCCTCCACCTGA